One window of the Saccopteryx bilineata isolate mSacBil1 chromosome 2, mSacBil1_pri_phased_curated, whole genome shotgun sequence genome contains the following:
- the C2H17orf113 gene encoding uncharacterized protein C17orf113 homolog, which translates to MVPPGKKPAGEASNSNKKCKRYFNEHWKEEFAWLDFDYERKLMSCLECRQALGWNKHGKAENAFTVGTDNFQRHALLRHVTSGAHRQALAVNRGQPTFEGQAEGGGAYPGPATTPTSRGIKAEVDPAKVAVLTTVYCMAKEGVPDDRCSALLKLQRFNLCQALLGAEHGDDYSPRRVRDMQVAIASVLHTEACQCLKASPYVGLVLDKTRDWPESHSLALFATSVSPCNGQSATTFLGSVELQEGKAIAGQLLDILQAFGASAPKLAWLNSSLPSDHLGSVALQLQAACPLLMELHCLPGRPDPEPPAYLGEYESVLDALFRLHGGPSSHMVPELRAALDFAAIDLAGPRPVPWASLLPVVEAVAAAWPCLVPTLEASSPASPTARALALTLRQFTFVAFTHLLLDTLPCIQKLALVLQTEDPDLALLQPLVMAAAASLQALQSSGGTRLQGFLRELASSSPDVGGRRCTYLGLELVGYSEAAVWGLERLQGAFLDSMRRGLQSSYPGPSLDAVAAFAAIFDPRRYPKAPEELGAHGEGALRLLLRAYAPAVVRQRALGHFALFKRVVCSLRRLGPRALCAKLACAHSELHELFPDFAALAALALTLPAGAGLLDKVGRSRELRWWGQGGAGEGWSDPAVRIAVDGPPLHEFDFALAVEFLESRCGEGLLGSQLT; encoded by the exons ATGGTGCCCCCTGGGAAGAAACCAGCTGGAGAGGCCTCCAACTCCAACAAGAAGTGCAAGCGCTACTTCAACGAGCACTGGAAAGAGGAGTTCGCCTGGCTGGACTTTGACTACGAGCGGAAGCTGATGTCCTGCCTTGAGTGCCGCCAGGCCCTGGGATGGAACAAGCACGGCAAAGCTGAGAACGCCTTTACCGTGGGCACCGACAACTTCCAGCGCCATGCCTTGCTGCGCCATGTGACCTCGGGGGCCCACCGCCAGGCTCTGGCCGTCAACCGGGGCCAGCCCACTTTTGAGGGCcaggctgagggaggaggggcctACCCAGGCCCGGCAACCACCCCTACCTCCAGGGGCATCAAGGCGGAGGTGGACCCAGCCAAAGTGGCTGTGTTGACCACAGTGTACTGCATGGCCAAGGAGGGCGTGCCCGACGACCGCTGCTCTGCCCTGCTCAAGCTTCAGCGGTTCAACCTGTGCCAGGCGCTGCTGGGCGCTGAGCATGGTGATGACTACAGCCCCAGGAGGGTGAGGGACATGCAG GTGGCCATTGCCAGTGTCTTGCACACAGAGGCCTGCCAGTGCCTGAAGGCATCCCCGTATGTGGGGCTGGTGTTGGACAAGACCAGGGACTGGCCTGAGTCCCACAGTCTGGCCCTGTTTGCCACTTCAGTGTCCCCCTGCAATGGCCAGTCTGCTACCACCTTCCTGGGCAGTGTGGAGCTACAGGAGGGCAAGGCCATTGCTGGCCAACTCCTGGACATCCTGCAGGCCTTTGGCGCATCTGCGCCCAAATTAGCCTGGCTCAACTCGAGCCTCCCCAGTGACCACCTGGGAAGTGTGGCCCTGCAGCTCCAGGCAGCCTGCCCGCTGCTCATGGAGCTACATTGCCTCCCTGGCCGACCAGATCCTGAGCCCCCTGCCTACCTAGGTGAATATGAAAGTGTACTGGATGCTCTATTCCGCCTCCACGGTGGCCCCAGTTCCCACATGGTCCCTGAGCTCCGGGCGGCACTGGACTTTGCAGCTATTGACTTGGCAGGACCACGGCCAGTGCCCTGGGCCTCCTTGCTGCCCGTTGTGGAAGCAGTGGCTGCAGCTTGGCCTTGCTTGGTGCCTACACTGGAGGCCTCTTCCCCAGCTTCGCCGACAGCAAGGGCATTGGCCCTCACCTTGCGTCAGTTTACCTTCGTGGCCTTCACCCACCTGCTGCTGGACACTCTGCCGTGCATACAGAAACTCGCCCTTGTCCTGCAGACAGAAGACCCAGACTTGGCCTTGCTGCAGCCCCTGGTGATGGCGGCTGCAGCCTCCCTCCAAGCGCTGCAAAGTTCCGGTGGCACGCGCCTCCAGGGCTTCCTGCGGGAACTGGCGTCCTCCAGCCCCGACGTGGGTGGTAGGCGCTGTACCTACCTTGGCCTGGAGCTGGTCGGCTACTCCGAGGCTGCAGTCTGGGGCTTGGAGCGGCTGCAGGGGGCCTTCTTGGACTCCATGCGGCGGGGGCTGCAGAGCTCCTACCCCGGACCCTCGCTGGATGCCGTGGCTGCCTTTGCTGCGATCTTCGATCCCCGCCGCTACCCGAAGGCGCCAGAGGAGCTGGGCGCGCACGGCGAGGGGGCGCTGCGGCTACTGCTGCGCGCCTACGCCCCGGCGGTGGTGCGCCAGCGCGCTCTGGGCCACTTCGCGCTCTTCAAGCGCGTGGTCTGCAGCCTCAGGCGGCTGGGCCCGCGGGCGCTGTGCGCCAAACTAGCGTGCGCGCACTCTGAGCTGCACGAGCTCTTCCCTGACTTCGCTGCCCTTGCCGCCCTGGCCTTGACGTTGCCCGCGGGTGCCGGCCTCCTGGACAAGGTCGGCCGCAGCCGGGAGCTGCGGTggtgggggcagggcggggccggGGAAGGCTGGAGTGACCCTGCGGTCAGGATTGCTGTGGATGGTCCCCCACTGCACGAGTTTGACTTTGCGCTGGCCGTGGAGTTCTTAGAAAGTAGATGCGGGGAGGGGCTGCTGGGGTCACAGCTCACGTGA
- the ZNF385C gene encoding zinc finger protein 385C isoform X9, translating to MLLAGPASSTPSPLLASLPLPARPLQPPLDFKHLLAFHFNGTAPLSLFPNFSTMDPVQKAVISHTFGVPTPLKKKLFISCNICHLRFNSANQAEAHYKGHKHARKLKAVEAAKSKQRPQTLVQDGTLVSPTPTAANGTPEQLQSKAVSADPPPGPPFQPPLTPDPMPREPAHSDLLDAASSSSSLSCPPCSPEPGREAPGPEPAAAAVGSGVSGEGRSEKGRLYCPTCKVTVNSASQLQAHNTGAKHRWMVEGQRGAPRRGRGHPVPRGGARNKAKRVPGSRGSRQGPSPPFHCAVCQLQVNSETQLKQHLSSRRHKDRLAGKPPKPSSQHSKLQKHAALAVSILKSKLALQKQLTKTLAARFLPSPIPTTAATICALPGPLALRPAPTAATTLFPAPILGPALFRAPAGAIRPATGPILFAPY from the exons CAGGCCCAGCATCCAGCACCCCCAGTCCCCTGCTggcctccctgcccctgcccgccAGGCCTCTGCAGCCCCCGCTGGACTTCAAGCACTTGCTGGCCTTCCACTTCAATGGCACCGCCCCGCTCAGTCTCTTCCCCAACTTCAGCACG ATGGACCCAGTCCAGAAAGCTGTCATCAGCCATACCTTTGGGGTCCCCACCCCTCTGAAGAAGAAGCTCTTCATTTCTTGTAACATCTGTCACTTGAGGTTCAACTCGGCG AACCAGGCTGAAGCACATTATAAAGGCCACAAACATGCCAGAAAACTCAAGGCTGTCGAAGCCGCCAAGAGTAAGCAGAGGCCCCAAACCCTGGTCCAGGATGGGACGCTGGTATCCCCAACCCCAACTGCGGCCAATGGAACCCCTGAACAGCTGCAGAGCAAAG CAGTTTCTGCAGACCCTCCTCCTGGCCCCCCGTTCCAGCCACCACTGACTCCAGACCCGATGCCCCGGGAGCCAGCCCACTCAGACCTCTTGGAtgctgcctcctcttcctcttctctctcctgcccACCCTGCTCCCCAGAGCCGGGGAGAGAGGCCCCAGGGCCTGAGCCTGCGGCTGCTGCTGTGGGAAGTGGCGTGAGTGGGGAAGGCAGGAGTGAGAAGGGGCGCCTCTACTGCCCCACGTGTAAGGTGACAGTGAACTCCGCCTCCCAGCTCCAGGCTCACAACACAG GAGCAAAACACCGCTGGATGGTCGAAGGTCAGCGAGGGGCTCCCCGCAGGGGCCGGGGCCACCCAGTGCCCCGGGGAGGAGCCAGAAACAAGGCCAAGAGAGTGCCTGGGAGCCGGGGCAGCCGGCAGGGGCCCAGCCCTCCTTTTCACTGTGCTGTCTGTCAGCTCCAGGTCAATTCAGAGACCCAGCTCAAGCAG CACCTGAGCAGCAGAAGGCACAAAGACCGCCTGGCCGGGAAGCCCCCTAAGCCCTCCAGCCAGCACAGTAAGCTGCAGAAGCACGCAGCGCTGGCTGTGAGTATTCTCAAG TCTAAACTGGCCTTGCAGAAGCAACTCACCAAGACACTGGCAGCCCGCTTCCTGCCCAGTCCAATCCCCACCACAGCTGCGACCATCTGTGCCCTGCCAGGGCCCCTGGCCCTCAGACCTGCCCCCACCGCAGCCACCACCCTCTTCCCGGCTCCCATCCTGGGCCCAGCTCTGTTTCGTGCCCCCGCGGGAGCCATCCGCCCTGCCACAGGGCCCATCCTCTTTGCCCCCTATTAG
- the NKIRAS2 gene encoding NF-kappa-B inhibitor-interacting Ras-like protein 2 — protein sequence MGKSCKVVVCGQASVGKTSILEQLLYGNHVVGSEMIETQEDIYVGSIETDRGVREQVRFYDTRGLRDGAELPRHCFSCTDGYVLVYSTDSRESFQRVELLKKEIDKSKDKKEVTIVVLGNKCDLQEQRRVDADVAQHWAKSEKVKLWEVSVADRRSLLEPFIYLASKMTQPQSKSAFPLSRKNKGSGSLDG from the exons ATGGGGAAGAGTTGCAAGGTGGTCGTGTGTGGCCAGGCATCTGTGGGCAAAACATCAATCTTGGAGCAGCTTCTGTACGGGAACCATGTAGTGG GTTCTGAGATGATTGAGACACAGGAAGACATCTACGTAGGCTCCATTGAGACCGACCGGGGGGTGCGGGAGCAGGTGCGTTTCTATGACACCCGGGGGCTTCGCGATGGGGCCGAGCTGCCCCGGCACTGCTTCTCCTGCACTGACGGCTACGTCCTGGTCTACAGTACTGACAGCCGAGAGTCCTTTCAGCGGGTGGAGCTCCTGAAGAAGGAAATTGACAAGTCCAAGGACAAGAAGGAG GTGACCATTGTGGTCCTTGGCAACAAGTGTGACCTGCAAGAGCAGAGGCGTGTGGATGCAGATGTGGCTCAGCATTGGGCCAAGTCGGAGAAGGTGAAGCTGTGGGAGGTATCCGTGGCTGACCGCCGCTCCCTCCTGGAGCCCTTCATCTACCTGGCCAGCAAGATGACCCAGCCCCAGAGCAAGTCGGCCTTCCCCCTCAGCCGCAAGAACAAGGGCAGCGGCTCCTTGGATGGCTGA